From the genome of Niabella agricola, one region includes:
- a CDS encoding lipocalin/fatty acid-binding family protein — MKKYRTIALLLAVFYFLRVLGQEKSTAQFWGVWELKERKVPGQSDFTPVSPGQYKLFTNDGTMQLFQVTGKGTVITSYGTYRLLTDSTFEESFTKSIYFNNPKPGITGYKFLTPGKLSSRFGRPVRIVRKYGRGSLMQVIQNKGGLPVRGLLFE, encoded by the coding sequence ATGAAAAAATATAGAACGATTGCTTTATTGTTGGCGGTATTTTATTTTTTGCGGGTGCTCGGCCAGGAAAAATCAACCGCGCAGTTTTGGGGCGTTTGGGAATTAAAAGAGCGAAAAGTGCCGGGGCAATCTGATTTTACACCCGTAAGTCCCGGGCAATACAAATTGTTTACCAATGATGGTACTATGCAGTTGTTCCAGGTTACCGGAAAGGGAACAGTGATTACCTCTTATGGCACTTACCGGTTGTTGACGGACTCAACATTTGAAGAATCATTTACAAAATCGATCTATTTTAATAATCCCAAGCCGGGTATTACCGGGTATAAATTTTTAACACCCGGAAAATTGAGTTCGAGGTTTGGCAGGCCCGTGCGTATAGTGAGGAAATATGGGCGCGGATCCCTTATGCAGGTGATACAAAATAAAGGTGGCCTGCCTGTCAGAGGCTTGCTTTTTGAATAG
- a CDS encoding arylsulfatase, translated as MKRTVACLRIIFLVILCLGLCFPGAAQSKRPNIVLILADDLGYSDLGCYGGEIATPNLDRLAANGIRYASFYNTSRCCPTRAALLTGMYNHNAGIGEMTTNRGLPGYQGALAVGTVTLAEVLKAAGYHTAMVGKWHVSNTLEQPTAEAQLRWLNHQDIHPYFSPVEQYPVNRGFERYFGNIWGVVDYFDPFSLVSGTTPVTRVPDHYYHTDAINDTAAQYIRLLSREKAPFFLYVAHTAPHWPLQALPEDIHNYENTYTAGWDAIRKQRYHKMAALGLIDTFITKLSPREAGTPDWNDNPHKDWEARAMAVHAAMVDRMDQGIGRIITALKQEGQLENTLIIFLSDNGASPENAMAYGPGFDRPGTTRKGERICYPVNKEVLPGPQTSFTSIGAAWANVANTPYRFAKASSFEGGVRTPVIASWPKGITGKGRIERTTGHVIDFMATFLELAYARYPAQYNGHVIKPMQGMSLVPSFNQKAAPASRILFNEHFGARYVRDGNRKLVAAPGKPWQLFDLQHDATELHDLSARFPEQVQRLSALWEQWAQQNHVFPKKK; from the coding sequence ATGAAAAGAACGGTGGCCTGCCTGCGGATAATCTTTTTAGTGATCCTCTGTTTGGGACTGTGTTTTCCCGGAGCTGCACAATCCAAACGACCCAATATCGTACTGATCCTGGCTGATGACCTGGGCTATTCGGACCTGGGTTGTTATGGCGGCGAAATTGCAACGCCTAACCTGGACCGGCTGGCGGCAAACGGCATCCGGTATGCCAGTTTTTACAATACTTCGCGCTGCTGTCCTACAAGGGCGGCCCTGCTTACCGGTATGTACAATCACAATGCCGGTATCGGCGAAATGACTACCAACCGCGGGCTGCCCGGGTACCAGGGGGCGCTGGCGGTCGGTACCGTAACGCTCGCAGAAGTATTGAAGGCGGCCGGTTATCATACGGCTATGGTTGGCAAGTGGCATGTAAGCAATACACTGGAACAGCCCACTGCCGAAGCCCAGCTCCGCTGGCTCAATCACCAGGATATCCATCCTTATTTTTCACCGGTGGAACAATATCCCGTCAACCGCGGGTTTGAGCGGTATTTCGGAAACATCTGGGGAGTGGTGGATTATTTTGATCCCTTCAGTCTGGTAAGCGGCACCACGCCGGTAACCCGGGTGCCGGATCATTATTATCATACGGATGCCATTAACGATACTGCCGCTCAATACATCCGTTTATTGAGCCGGGAAAAAGCCCCGTTTTTTCTATACGTGGCGCATACCGCACCGCACTGGCCGTTGCAGGCCCTGCCGGAAGACATCCATAACTATGAAAACACCTATACGGCTGGTTGGGACGCCATCCGGAAACAGCGTTATCATAAAATGGCGGCGCTGGGATTAATTGACACTTTTATTACCAAACTTTCACCGCGCGAAGCCGGCACTCCGGACTGGAACGATAACCCGCATAAGGACTGGGAGGCCCGTGCCATGGCGGTGCATGCAGCGATGGTAGACCGGATGGACCAGGGCATCGGACGCATTATTACGGCATTGAAGCAGGAGGGGCAACTGGAAAATACGTTGATTATTTTCCTGAGTGATAACGGTGCCAGCCCGGAGAATGCAATGGCCTACGGTCCGGGTTTTGACCGCCCCGGTACTACCCGCAAAGGCGAACGCATCTGCTACCCGGTGAATAAGGAGGTGCTGCCCGGACCACAAACGAGCTTTACTTCTATCGGAGCCGCCTGGGCCAATGTAGCCAATACGCCCTACCGTTTTGCAAAAGCATCTTCATTTGAAGGCGGAGTGCGCACCCCCGTGATCGCCAGCTGGCCTAAGGGAATTACGGGCAAAGGCCGCATTGAGCGCACCACCGGGCACGTGATCGATTTTATGGCCACCTTCCTGGAGCTGGCATATGCCCGTTACCCGGCGCAGTATAACGGGCATGTCATAAAACCCATGCAGGGCATGAGCCTCGTGCCTTCATTCAACCAGAAGGCGGCCCCCGCATCGCGTATCCTTTTTAATGAGCATTTTGGTGCCCGTTACGTGCGGGATGGCAACCGGAAACTGGTTGCAGCACCGGGCAAGCCCTGGCAGCTTTTTGATCTGCAACACGATGCCACAGAACTGCATGACCTGTCTGCCCGCTTTCCGGAGCAGGTGCAACGCCTGAGCGCACTTTGGGAGCAATGGGCTCAGCAAAACCATGTCTTTCCTAAAAAGAAGTAA